Genomic window (Thermodesulfobacteriota bacterium):
CGTCCCGTCGGGGAGGTAGATGTCGGTCAGCACGATCCCGGGCATCTCCTGAGAAAGCTTTTCGATCCCCTCCCCGGCGGTGCCGGCGACGGCCACTTCGTATCCTTCCTTTTCCAGCACGCGGGACAGCACTTTCGAGAGCCGCGCGTCGTCTTCGACGATCAGGATGTGTTTTCTCATGAGGACTCCTGCGCTCCGGCCAACGGAAGGAAAACATGGAACGTGGTCCCTTTGCCCGCTTCGCTCTCCACGTCGATCCTTCCGTTGTGCGCCTGGACGATTCCGAGGGAGATGGCCAGCCCGAGCCCCGTGCCTTCCTCCTTGGTCGTGAAGAACGGTTGGAAGATCTTCCTCAGGTGCTCGTGCGGGATCCCGGTTCCGGTGTCCGAGATCGAGACGCGGATCCCTTCCGGCCGGGCGGAGGGAACGCTCCAGGTGGCGACCCGCAGCTCGCCGCCGTCCGGCATGGCCTGTATGGAATTCAGGATGACGTTCAGGAAGACCTGGCGCATCGGAACGGCGCTCGCCCGGATCGGCGGCAGGTCCGCGGCCAGATCCTTGACAATGAGGATGGAGCGGGTCCTCGGCTGGAACTCGATGATCCGGAAGATCTCTTCCAGCACCTCGTTGACGTCGACCGGCTCGATTTTCGATTGCGGCGATTTCGCGAATCCCCGCATGGTCCGGGTGATCGCGATCGCCTGTTTCGCTTCGTCCTCGATGACCTTCAGGTCCTCGGTCAGGGAAGGGTTGTCCGCAACGTCCTGCCGGGCCAGCTCGGCCATGTTCTGGATTACGCTCAACGGAGCGCTCAGTTCATGGGAGATCCCCGACGACAGCGTGCCGACGGCCGCCATCGTCTCGGCCCGGACCATCTGCTCCTGCGCCTCCCGCATCCGTCGCATCTGCTCCTTCAACGATTCGGCCATCTCGTTGAAGGCGGCCGCCAGCTCGCCGAACTCCCCCTTCAGGCCGGTGATCCGGTGGTCCAGGTCACCGCCCTGCAGCTTCCGGGTGGACTCCAGCAAGGTCTTTATTGGTTGGGTCAGGCCCATGATGAACACGAGCCCCAGCAGCGCCGACGCGAGCGTGCCCAGCGCCACCAGCCCGTACGGTATGTACAATGCCGTCTTCATTTCCCGCATCACTTTTCGCGAGTCCATCCCGAACCCGGAATCCCGGACGGCGATCATCTCCCGGATCTTGCCGGTAAGGTTCCTGCCGATGCGAAAGGCCGCGTCCTCCTCGCGGGCGAGCAGGGCAGGATTCAGGCCGGCCGTCGATATCCTGCTCAAGGCGATCTTGTAGCGTTCCGTTTCCCTTTTGATGTCGTTCAGCCGTTCCGTTTCCTGCGGGGTGTCGTGGCACTCGAAACAGGTGTTTACGATCCTCCCCAGGTCCATCGCGTTCCGGACGGCCGCATCGAAGTCCCTTGGTTGATCGGCGGTCATCCTGGAGAAGTCCGACTGCACCCTCCGGATCTGCAACGAATAGTGCTCTTTCAGTATCTGAACGTTGTGGAGGGTGATCAGCTTGTCCATCTCCGCACCGGCGGTACTGTAGATCCGCACCACGTATATTCCGGCCAGCAGGAAAACGACGGAATATACGGCCAGCCCTATGACGATTTTTCGCTTCATCTGCCGTCGGCGCGCGCCCGTCCCCTTGCGGAAATGGAGGTTCCGGCCCCGACTGCAATGGAAACAGGATTTGATTCCGGTGGCTATCCCCCGAATGGGGGATAAGATGAAAAACGGGGAAGCCGTGAAAACGAAAAGGGAAACCGGTCAGAAAACCTTGTGACGTACTGCCCAGACCGCCGCCTGCGTCCTGTCCTTGACGCCCAATTTCTCGAACATGTTCGTAACATGGGATTTGACGGTATGCGGGCTGATGGAGAGCACCTCGCCGATCTCCACGTTGGTGAACCCGTTCGCCACAAGGCCGAGAATTTCCGTTTCCCGCTCGGTGAGAGGAGTCTCTCCTTTCTTCTCACCGTATTCGAGGAGCATCTGGACATGCTTCCCGCTGATTTCGCGAATGGTGGTTTCCAGCGAATCGATGTACCTTTGCTGCCGCGTGGTGTTGGTTTTCCTCTTCGTGATGTCGATCATGATCTGGATGGCGCGAACGACCTCCCCGTTCCTGTCGAATATCGGGTAACACCTGACGTCGCCCCACTTTACGGACCCGTCCGGCAGGACCACGGACCGTTCCATGACGCTGGGCTTCCCCGTGTCGAAGACGATCCTGACGGGACATTCCGCGCAAGGCTCGGTTCTGCGCTGGAACATCTTGTAGCACGCCTGTCCGATCATTTCCTTCAGATCCCGCTGGTGGAACCTCGCCCTCGCCTGGTTGGCCCAGAGGATCCGGTACTGCCGGTCGACGATGTTGAAAGGATCTTTAATACTGTTGAGGATCGAGTGGTAGAACCCGACCGGCATGTCATCGAAGGGATTGATTTCGGGCATTCGTCACTTCCGCCTTCCCCCGGCGATATGGCATACAGTCTAAATGCATGGAAAAGGGTATTCAACAACATCGATGCTCTATTTCCGGGGATCGACCTGCAGGAACACCTCCCGGATCCTTCCGTCCTCCAGGACGATCCGGAAAAAACCGCGCCGCTGCAGCGGGAGCCAGGGGACGCGGGCGGCGCTCGATACGACCAGGAGGATTCCGTCCCAGTCTTCCGTGTGGTTCATGTGCTCGTGTCCCGACAGGACCGCGTCCA
Coding sequences:
- a CDS encoding ATP-binding protein — translated: MKRKIVIGLAVYSVVFLLAGIYVVRIYSTAGAEMDKLITLHNVQILKEHYSLQIRRVQSDFSRMTADQPRDFDAAVRNAMDLGRIVNTCFECHDTPQETERLNDIKRETERYKIALSRISTAGLNPALLAREEDAAFRIGRNLTGKIREMIAVRDSGFGMDSRKVMREMKTALYIPYGLVALGTLASALLGLVFIMGLTQPIKTLLESTRKLQGGDLDHRITGLKGEFGELAAAFNEMAESLKEQMRRMREAQEQMVRAETMAAVGTLSSGISHELSAPLSVIQNMAELARQDVADNPSLTEDLKVIEDEAKQAIAITRTMRGFAKSPQSKIEPVDVNEVLEEIFRIIEFQPRTRSILIVKDLAADLPPIRASAVPMRQVFLNVILNSIQAMPDGGELRVATWSVPSARPEGIRVSISDTGTGIPHEHLRKIFQPFFTTKEEGTGLGLAISLGIVQAHNGRIDVESEAGKGTTFHVFLPLAGAQESS
- a CDS encoding LuxR C-terminal-related transcriptional regulator, which encodes MPEINPFDDMPVGFYHSILNSIKDPFNIVDRQYRILWANQARARFHQRDLKEMIGQACYKMFQRRTEPCAECPVRIVFDTGKPSVMERSVVLPDGSVKWGDVRCYPIFDRNGEVVRAIQIMIDITKRKTNTTRQQRYIDSLETTIREISGKHVQMLLEYGEKKGETPLTERETEILGLVANGFTNVEIGEVLSISPHTVKSHVTNMFEKLGVKDRTQAAVWAVRHKVF